The following proteins are co-located in the Phocoena phocoena chromosome 1, mPhoPho1.1, whole genome shotgun sequence genome:
- the CSRP1 gene encoding cysteine and glycine-rich protein 1 isoform X1: MPNWGGGKKCGVCQKTVYFAEEVQCEGSSFHKSCFLCMVCKKNLDSTTVAVHGEEIYCKSCYGKKYGPKGYGYGQGAGTLSMDKGESLGIKHEEGPSHRPTTNPNASKFAQKIGSSERCPRCSQAVYAAEKVIGAGKSWHKSCFRCAKCGKGLESTTLADKDGEIYCKGCYAKNFGPKGFGFGQGAGALVHSE, from the exons ATGCCGAACTGGGGAGGAGGTAAGAAGTGTGGGGTGTGCCAGAAGACCGTGTACTTCGCTGAAGAGGTTCAGTGCGAAGGCAGCAGCTTCCACAAATCCTGCTTCCTGTGCA TGGTCTGCAAGAAGAATCTGGACAGCACCACTGTGGCCGTGCACGGCGAGGAGATTTACTGCAAATCCTGCTATGGCAAGAAGTACGGGCCCAAGGGCTACGGCTACGGGCAGGGCGCGGGCACGCTGAGCATGGACAAGGGGGAGTCGCTCGGCATCAAGCACGAGGA GGGCCCCAGCCACAGGCCCACCACCAACCCCAATGCGTCCAAGTTTGCCCAGAAGATCGGCAGCTCTGAGCGCTGCCCGCGGTGCAGCCAGGCTGTCTACGCCGCCGAGAAGGTGATTGGTGCTGGGAAG tcCTGGCATAAGTCCTGCTTCCGGTGCGCTAAGTGCGGCAAAGGCCTCGAGTCCACCACCCTGGCCGACAAGGATGGCGAGATTTACTGCAAAG GATGCTATGCTAAAAACTTCGGGCCCAAGGGCTTCGGCTTtgggcagggagctggggctCTGGTCCACTCTGAGTGA
- the CSRP1 gene encoding cysteine and glycine-rich protein 1 isoform X3, translated as MPNWGGGKKCGVCQKTVYFAEEVQCEGSSFHKSCFLCMVCKKNLDSTTVAVHGEEIYCKSCYGKKYGPKGYGYGQGAGTLSMDKGESLGIKHEEGPSHRPTTNPNASKFAQKIGSSERCPRCSQAVYAAEKSWHKSCFRCAKCGKGLESTTLADKDGEIYCKGCYAKNFGPKGFGFGQGAGALVHSE; from the exons ATGCCGAACTGGGGAGGAGGTAAGAAGTGTGGGGTGTGCCAGAAGACCGTGTACTTCGCTGAAGAGGTTCAGTGCGAAGGCAGCAGCTTCCACAAATCCTGCTTCCTGTGCA TGGTCTGCAAGAAGAATCTGGACAGCACCACTGTGGCCGTGCACGGCGAGGAGATTTACTGCAAATCCTGCTATGGCAAGAAGTACGGGCCCAAGGGCTACGGCTACGGGCAGGGCGCGGGCACGCTGAGCATGGACAAGGGGGAGTCGCTCGGCATCAAGCACGAGGA GGGCCCCAGCCACAGGCCCACCACCAACCCCAATGCGTCCAAGTTTGCCCAGAAGATCGGCAGCTCTGAGCGCTGCCCGCGGTGCAGCCAGGCTGTCTACGCCGCCGAGAAG tcCTGGCATAAGTCCTGCTTCCGGTGCGCTAAGTGCGGCAAAGGCCTCGAGTCCACCACCCTGGCCGACAAGGATGGCGAGATTTACTGCAAAG GATGCTATGCTAAAAACTTCGGGCCCAAGGGCTTCGGCTTtgggcagggagctggggctCTGGTCCACTCTGAGTGA
- the CSRP1 gene encoding cysteine and glycine-rich protein 1 isoform X2, producing the protein MPNWGGGKKCGVCQKTVYFAEEVQCEGSSFHKSCFLCMVCKKNLDSTTVAVHGEEIYCKSCYGKKYGPKGYGYGQGAGTLSMDKGESLGIKHEEGPSHRPTTNPNASKFAQKIGSSERCPRCSQAVYAAEKVIGAGKSWHKSCFRCAKCGKGLESTTLADKDGCYAKNFGPKGFGFGQGAGALVHSE; encoded by the exons ATGCCGAACTGGGGAGGAGGTAAGAAGTGTGGGGTGTGCCAGAAGACCGTGTACTTCGCTGAAGAGGTTCAGTGCGAAGGCAGCAGCTTCCACAAATCCTGCTTCCTGTGCA TGGTCTGCAAGAAGAATCTGGACAGCACCACTGTGGCCGTGCACGGCGAGGAGATTTACTGCAAATCCTGCTATGGCAAGAAGTACGGGCCCAAGGGCTACGGCTACGGGCAGGGCGCGGGCACGCTGAGCATGGACAAGGGGGAGTCGCTCGGCATCAAGCACGAGGA GGGCCCCAGCCACAGGCCCACCACCAACCCCAATGCGTCCAAGTTTGCCCAGAAGATCGGCAGCTCTGAGCGCTGCCCGCGGTGCAGCCAGGCTGTCTACGCCGCCGAGAAGGTGATTGGTGCTGGGAAG tcCTGGCATAAGTCCTGCTTCCGGTGCGCTAAGTGCGGCAAAGGCCTCGAGTCCACCACCCTGGCCGACAAGGATG GATGCTATGCTAAAAACTTCGGGCCCAAGGGCTTCGGCTTtgggcagggagctggggctCTGGTCCACTCTGAGTGA